Within the Vagococcus carniphilus genome, the region AACGATCGAAGTGATTAATCAATCTGCTGTTAATATGAATGAAAAAGCATTAGAGGCAAATGATGATAACCGAAATAATTCATCGTTAATGCATCATGTTCATGAAAATTGGGAATTAGAAAGAAATAAATTGAAAGCTTTAGTTGATGATATGGGAGTGATGAATGGGGATATCCAAAATATCAATAAAATCATTCAAGTTATCACAGATATCTCAACACAAACGAATCTTTTAGCATTAAACGCTTCAATTGAGGCAGCTAGAGCAGGTGAAGCTGGTAAAGGTTTTGCTGTTGTAGCTGAAGAAGTTAGAAAACTTGCTGAGCAAAGTTCAGAGTCAACTAAGGATATTGAAGCTATCATTGCTGAAATTCAATTGAAATCTAATCAAATGGTAAATCAAGTGACTGATTCTTATGAAGGTGGTATGAAACAAACAGAAGCAATTAATAATGCGATTGATTCAACCAACAAAGTAACCGGTCAATTTGAGAATATCATTCAAGAAATTCAAGCTATTGATATGTTGAGTCAAGAAGTGAAAAATCAAAAAGATTCAGTTATGTTTGCAGTTGAAAATATTTCGGCTTCGACACAAGAAAATGCAGCTGGAACTGAAGAAGTATCTGCAAATGCTGAAGAAATCTTGGCGACAATGGAAGAGTTTACAGCAAATATTCATAGTCTTGAACAAATTGCTGAAAGTCTTAAAAAACAAGCAAATAGTTTTGATATTTAATGATAGATAACCAAAAAGTTTCAACGGAAATTTTCTGTTGAAACCTTTTGTGTTAATCAATGGAGGAAACAAATGGAAAAACAAATCGTTTTTTTTAGTAAAGAACAACAGTTAAGTTTGCCAATTGAAAAAATTGAAAAGATAATCCAATGGCAACAACCTATTCCAATTCCAGAGACGTCATCTTTTGTTTTAGGTGTGATTGAACACAACAAACATGTTCTTCCTGTCATTGATTTAAATGCGAGACTGTACGGAACAGAAACAGTTCAACATAAAGAAATGAAGATTATTGTTGTTCAATGGAACGATGAATTTTTAGGCCTTTCAGTTGAATCGATTAAAGGAATAGTAGATTTTGGATCTACACAGTTTGAGTGGATGGATAACGAAGTAACAGTTGAAAAGAATTATATTGAAAAATTTATAAAGACTGAATCAGGTATTGTTATTCAACTAAACATAGATTCCTTATTTGAAGGAAATATTATGTTGGATAAATTACTTAGAGCTTTAGAAACATCACAATCTGACGAAGAACAAATAGAAGAAGATTTTACAATAAACAGTGAGCCGGTAGATGAAACATGTCAGAGCAAATAAAAGTTGGCATTTCAGATTATAAGATTACTCATGCACCAAATCAGTTATTGACTCTTGGGTTAGGTTCCTGTGTTGGGGTTGTCCTGTATGATAAAAAAAGTAAAATTGGTGGTTTGAGTCATATAATGCTACCCGACAGCCAAATGTTTAGTGGTAGAAACCAAATAAAAATTGAAAAATTTGCTGATCTTGCTATTCCTCAAATGGTCACGGAACTAAAAGAAAAAGAAGGAGTCAACCGACTTGTGGCAAAAATTGCTGGGGGAGCAAGTATGTTTAAATTAGAAAATGTTAAACATAATCAAAATATTGGTGAACGTAATATTCAAGCTGTTGAACAAGTATTAAAAGAGTTGAAAATACCGATTGTTGCTAAGCATGTGGGTGGAAATATGGGGCGCTCACTTTTTGTTGATTTAGAAACGCTAAGTGTTTCAGTAAAAATGGTCAACCGAGACATATACGAATTATAAGAAGTGAGGAAAAAAAGTGACAATACAAATTATGGTTGTTGATGATTCAGCTTTTATGAGGAAAGTTATTTCTGATCAAATTAATAAGATTCCTAACTTGTCAGTCTGTGTGACAGCAAGAAGTGGAGAAGATGCGTTACATAAACTAAATAAAGTAAAACCAGATTTAATTACGTTAGATATCGAAATGACTGGTATGAATGGTTTGGAAACACTTGAGAAAATTAAGACTGAGTTTGATATTCCTGTTATCATGTTAAGCTCCCACTCTGGTGAGGAAATGACGATTACTTGTTTAGAAAAAGGTGCTATGGATTTTGTTGAAAAACCGGCAAATTTATCTGATATCGAAGAATCGTTCACATTGGAACTGGGAAGTAAAATCAAGTCGATTGTTCCAA harbors:
- a CDS encoding chemotaxis protein CheW; this translates as MEKQIVFFSKEQQLSLPIEKIEKIIQWQQPIPIPETSSFVLGVIEHNKHVLPVIDLNARLYGTETVQHKEMKIIVVQWNDEFLGLSVESIKGIVDFGSTQFEWMDNEVTVEKNYIEKFIKTESGIVIQLNIDSLFEGNIMLDKLLRALETSQSDEEQIEEDFTINSEPVDETCQSK
- a CDS encoding chemotaxis protein CheD gives rise to the protein MSEQIKVGISDYKITHAPNQLLTLGLGSCVGVVLYDKKSKIGGLSHIMLPDSQMFSGRNQIKIEKFADLAIPQMVTELKEKEGVNRLVAKIAGGASMFKLENVKHNQNIGERNIQAVEQVLKELKIPIVAKHVGGNMGRSLFVDLETLSVSVKMVNRDIYEL